The following are encoded in a window of Harmonia axyridis chromosome 7, icHarAxyr1.1, whole genome shotgun sequence genomic DNA:
- the LOC123684837 gene encoding programmed cell death protein 2-like, whose amino-acid sequence MESNSELYSKVDLGYSEPCESWKLSSKFFPSKIGGKPAWLDLDGVPSGEDLSCTKCGDPMTFLCQIYAPYEEDDHNFHRTLFIFVCRKPECHERNKSQSFRLIRSNLKRKNKFYSYEAPEEVEGEHSLKTWLSLCEVCGCVGTKKCSKCHLVNYCSRQHQIIDWKENHKSLCGQGSIRSKKYSAILFPESKINIDFEILDSEETNEEEEKQKYIDLVNAGKSGEDVDEEELAQYITEDPDKTFTKFREEIDGYPDQILRYERGGEPLYISNEEVPKDIPNCEHCGGPRQFEFQIMPQMISIINEANLDWGILLCFTCIASCDGGRSYKNEYIYKQDVSLVDLK is encoded by the coding sequence ATGGAGTCAAATAGTGAATTATACTCGAAAGTTGATCTTGGTTATTCCGAACCCTGTGAAAGCTGGAAGTTGTCCAGCAAGTTTTTTCCTAGTAAAATTGGAGGAAAACCTGCTTGGCTGGATTTAGATGGTGTTCCTTCAGGAGAAGATTTATCCTGTACAAAATGTGGAGATCCTATGACATTTCTTTGCCAAATATATGCGCCTTATGAAGAAGACGATCATAATTTCCACAGaactctttttatttttgtatgtCGAAAACCGGAGTGCCATGAGAGGAACAAATCTCAAAGTTTTCGATTAATAAGGTcgaatttgaaaaggaaaaacaaattttattcctATGAAGCTCCTGAAGAAGTTGAGGGTGAACACTCATTGAAGACCTGGTTGAGCCTTTGTGAAGTTTGCGGCTGTGTTGGCACTAAAAAGTGTAGCAAGTGCCATTTGGTTAATTATTGCAGTCGACAGCATCAAATCATCGACTGGAAAGAAAACCACAAGAGTCTTTGTGGACAAGGCTCAATCAGATCTAAAAAATATTCGGCAATTCTGTTTCCGGAATCCAAAATTAATATAGATTTTGAGATATTGGATTCTGAAGAAACaaatgaagaagaagagaagcaaaaatatattgatctCGTTAATGCAGGCAAATCTGGAGAAGATGTTGATGAAGAGGAACTCGCCCAGTATATAACTGAGGATCCAGACAAAACCTTCACGAAATTCCGAGAAGAAATTGATGGATATCCTGACCAAATTTTACGATATGAAAGAGGTGGTGAGCCACTTTATATATCTAATGAAGAGGTACCAAAGGACATTCCCAATTGTGAGCATTGCGGAGGCCCCAGGCAATTTGAGTTCCAGATTATGCCTCAGATGATTAGTATAATCAATGAGGCAAATTTGGACTGGGGTATTCTTCTATGCTTCACATGTATAGCCAGTTGCGATGGTGGGAGgtcatataaaaatgaatatatatataaacaagaTGTTTCTTTAGTTGATTTGAAATGA
- the LOC123684836 gene encoding programmed cell death protein 2-like translates to MESNSELYSKVDLGYSEPCESWKLSSKFFPSKIGGKPAWLDLDGVPSGEDLSCTKCGDPMTFLCQIYAPYEEDDHNFHRTLFIFVCRKPECHERNKSQSFRLIRSNLKRKNKFYSYEAPEEVEGEHSLKTWLSLCEVCGCVGTKKCSKCHLVNYCSRQHQIIDWKENHKSLCGQGSIRSKKYSAILFPESKINIDFEILDSEETNEEEEKQKYIDLVNAGKSGEDVDEEELAQYITEDPDKTFTKFREEIDGYPDQILRYERGGEPLYISNEEVPKDIPNCEHCGGPRQFEFQIMPQMISIINEANLDWGILLCFTCIASCDGGRSYKNEYIYKQDVSLVDLK, encoded by the exons ATGGAGTCAAATAGTGAATTATACTCGAAAGTTGATCTTGGTTATTCCGAACCCTGTGAAAGCTGGAAGTTGTCCAGCAAGTTTTTTCCTAGTAAAATTGGAGGAAAACCTGCTTGGCTGGATTTAGATGGTGTTCCTTCAGGAGAAGATTTATCCTGTACAAAATGTGGAGATCCTATGACATTTCTTTGCCAAATATATGCGCCTTATGAAGAAGACGATCATAATTTCCACAGaactctttttatttttgtatgtCGAAAACCGGAGTGCCATGAGAGGAACAAATCTCAAAGTTTTCGATTAATAAGGTcgaatttgaaaaggaaaaacaaattttattcctATGAAGCTCCTGAAGAAGTTGAGGGTGAACACTCATTGAAGACCTGGTTGAGCCTTTGTGAAGTTTGCGGCTGTGTTGGCACTAAAAAGTGTAGCAAGTGCCATTTGGTTAATTATTGCAGTCGACAGCATCAAATCATCGACTGGAAAGAAAACCACAAGAGTCTTTGTGGACAAGGCTCAATCAGATCTAAAAAATATTCGGCAATTCTGTTTCCGGAATCCAAAATTAATATAGATTTTGAGATATTGGATTCTGAAGAAACaaatgaagaagaagagaagcaaaaatatattgatctCGTTAATGCAGGCAAATCTGGAGAAGATGTTGATGAAGAGGAACTCGCCCAGTATATAACTGAGGATCCAGACAAAACCTTCACGAAATTCCGAGAAGAAATTGATGGATATCCTGACCAAATTTTACGATATGAAAGAGGTGGTGAGCCACTTTATATATCTAATGAAGAGGTACCAAAGGACATTCCCAATTGTGAGCATTGCGGAGGCCCCAGGCAATTTGAGTTCCAGATTATGCCTCAGATGATTAGTATAATCAATGAGGCAAATTTGGACTGGGGTATTCTTCTATGCTTCACATGTATAGCCAGTTGCGATGGTGGGAGGTC atataaaaatgaatatatatataaacaagaTGTTTCTTTAGTTGATTTGAAATGA